A window of Exiguobacterium sp. Helios genomic DNA:
ATTGAACGGAAGCAACTGTTTCTTGAGTACCAACCGAAAGTCGACAGCTGGACGGGGAAAATCATCGGTCTCGAAGCGTTAATCCGCTGGCAACACCCGGAATGGGGACGGATTCCGCCCAATGATTTCATCCCGCTCGCCGAGGAAAGTGCCCTGCATATCGCAATCGGCGACTGGGTCGTCGAGACAGCGTGCCAGGCGATGCTTGACTGGTCCAGTGCCGGTGCCGATCTTGTCCCGGTATCCGTCAACGTCTCGCCGAAACGGTTTTTGATTCCCGGGTTCGAACACCAGATTGAACAGATACTGGCTACGTATCAATTGCCGGCCGAGCTGTTGGAACTGGAAATCACCGAAGCGGCATTGATCATGGATGATCCGAATATCAGCCGGACGCTGGAACATGTCAGCCGGCTCGGTGTCCGGATTGCGCTCGATGATTTCGGAAAAGGATATTCATCAATGGTCTACCTGCAACGTTATCCGATTGATGTCGTCAAGATCGATCGCCAGTTTGCGGTACATATCGCCGAGGATAAGAAAGCACAAGCTATCGTTAAAAGTATTCTCTACATGGCGAAGGAGTTTAATCTTGCCGTCATCGCGGAAGGCATTGAAACGATTCAACAGTTGGAGATGTTCCGGGCTCTTGAATGTCCGAACATCCAAGGGTATTTATTCAGCCGACCGGTGTCCGCGGCCGTCATGGAAAGTTTTCTGATCCGGGAAGTCTTGTATCCGATCGAAGCCTGTTCGCTTGCCTCGGATAACGTACCGAGCTTTACGGTCCAAGGCAAAATCAAGATGCTGCAACATCAAAATCAGACATTCGACTTTAGTTTTTCCGAGATTCAAGCCCACCGGACGAGTACACGTCATCTCTACTTTACGACCGATACTCCCTTACCTCTGCAAACCGCGACGTTTGAAGTCCGGTTGTCGGAAGGTCTTCAGCTGGTCTCCTGCACCCTGACTGTCACTGCTTTTGAGGACGGACAATATGTCGGACGCTATACGACGACGCAAGAAGCGGAACTGGTCTTACGGTTTTTCCAGACATTACGCTACAACGAGTGAAATAAGCACTAAGGTCGTTCTCGCGTGCCTTAGTGCTTTTTTGTTATAGTAATGAAAAGTGTATGCAAAAGGAGGGGTTCGATGCCCGCTGCTGAACAGGCCAAACGACACCGCCGTTCAACGAAATGGCAACTGGTCCGTCGTTTGTTGTTGCTCACGATCGGTGCCGTGATTTTCGCCATCGGACTCAAAGGATTCCTTGTCCCAAACAGTATCATCGATGGTGGGATTGTCGGCATTTCCATCATCGGATCGAAGTTGACCGATTCGACACTCGCGTTGTGGTTATTCTTTCTCAACATCCCGTTCATCTTCTTCGGTTATAAACAAATCGGGAAGACGTTTGCCTTATCGACGCTCTACGCCATTTCCGTCATGGCGATTGCGACAAAGTTACTGGAAGACATCGGTCCGATGACACGGGTCGATCTCCTCGCAACCGTCTTCGGTGGGTTGATTCTCGGAATCGGTGTCGGGATTGTCATCCGGGCGAGTGGTTCACTCGACGGGACCGAAATTTTAGCGGTCTCGTTCAGTCGCTCGACACCATTTTCCGTCGGTGAAATCGTCATGTTCTTCAACGTCTTTATTTTAGGCGCTGCCGGTTTCGTCTTCGGTTGGGACCGGGCCATGTATTCCTTGATTACTTACTTCATCGCCTTCAAGACGATTGATGTCGTCATCGACGGGCTCGATCAGTCGAAGAGTGTCTGGATTATTTCTGAAAACCATGAAGAAATCGGTCTTGCCATCATGGACCGGCTTGGTCGGACGATGACGTACCTGAACGGGGAAGGTGCTTTTTCCGGCGACGACAAAAAAATCATTTTTTGTGTCATCAGTCGGTTGGAGGAAACAAAGCTGAAGGAAATCGTCCGCGATTTTGACGAAGAAGCCTTTATCGCGATCGGCAACATCCATGATGTCCATGGCGGTCGTTTCAAGAAAAAAGATATTCATTAACGTATCCTACTGCAGAGAGGAAGAATCGCCGTGTCGTTTTTGAAAAAACATCGCAAGAAATTGATTGCCGGACTGATTGTCCTCATCGTCTTAGTGTTGATTGCCATCGTCGGCATTTCTGCTTATGTCGGTTCTTCCTTAACGGAGCCGCCCCGGGAACCGTTGACGACTAATCCGAAAAAGGCGGAGGATCTGGCGTACGAAAATATCTCGTTCCGCTCTTACAAAGACCGGACCCGTCTGTCCGGCTGGTGGATTCCGAGTGAAGACGCCAAGTTGACGATCGTCTTTGCCCACGGGTACGGAAAAAACCGGGAACAAAACGATGTCCCAGTGTTGCCGCTGTTCAAAAAGTTCCATCAAGCCGGTTATAACGTCCTGACGTTTGATTTCCGCGGCTCCGGTCAATCGGAAGGCAAACGCGTCACGGTCGGAGCGAAGGAACAGGATGATTTATTGACCGCCGTCCGCTATGCGAAGTCCCGGGCATCAGAACCCGTCGTCCTCTACGGAATCTCGATGGGCGCCGCAACGTCTCTCGTCACGGCACCGAAAGCCGAAGTCGCGGGTGTCATCGCGGACAGTCCGTTCAGTGATCTCAAGAACTATCTTGCTACGAATCTGCCGGTCTGGAGCGGTCTGCCGAACTTCCCGTTCACGCCGGTCATCCTCCAGGTGACACCGCCTTTAACGGGACTGAACCCGGAACGCGTCCAACCGCTCGAAGCCATCCGCCGGATTGATTATCCGATTTTGATGATTCACGGGAAGGACGATGATGCGATTCCGGTCACGGAAAGTATGCGGCTGCAAAAAGCGGCTCCACGGTCTGAATTGTATGTGACGGAAAACGGCGGGCACGTCCAGTCGTACAAACATGACCGGCAAGCCTATGAAGAAAAAATTTTATCGTATCTCGAAGATATCCGCTAAAAAATGGAGACATTGTTCCGAGGAACAATGTCTCCTTTCGTCTATCCATTATCGTTTTAGAACGGCACTCCCGACAATCTTCAGGACTTCCGGCCGGCTGAGTTTTTCTTTTCCCCGCGCGAGCGCATCCAGTGTTCCGTGGGCGAGTGCAAGCGGAATCTTGCAGAACTCATAGATCGTCGTCTCTCTTGGAATCGAGGCGAGATATGCATCGGCTTCCGCCAGATTCTCCCGGGCATACTCGAACATCGTCTCCGTCGTCCAACCCGGTGGGAAATAGCCGACACCGCGTTCGGCGTCCTCCTGTTGATTGCGCAGGATGTTGACGGCCTGCAGTCCCCGTCCGAATCCGATCGCCTGCTGCTTGTCCGTCACGATACCGGCTTTCCAGTACCAGATGTCGGATAACATGACACCGACCAGTCCCGCAACGTAATACGTGTACTCGTCAAGATCTGCTGCCGTTTTGACCGTCCAGTCCCGTTCTGCCCAAGTGGCCATGCCTTCTGCCATCTCGGCTGTCGATTCCAGGACTTTCGTTCGAATACCCGCCGGACAATACGCAATCCACTCTGACAGGCGCAGTGTCACTTCCGGCAATTGATTCGCGTAAGGGGCAATCATCGTCCGGTATGTCTGCTCGTCGAATGTTCCCCGCATCATTAACGCCGTTTCGCGCAATAATGTCGTCTTGACCCCGGTCGGCAATTCTTCGTGGTCTTCGATTTCATCGATGGCCCGCATACATAAGTAAGCCGCTCCGACGGCTTCCTGTAGTTCCTGTGACAGACGGCTGATCGGTATATAAAAGGTCCGGCTCGTCGCTTTTAATACACGATTCGCATCTTTCTTCAGCTGCTTCGTCTCATTCATCCATTACACTCCCTCTTTAGTCAAAAAGGTTTCTTTTCTCTACATTACTATACACGATTCAAAAGAATTGAGCATTTTTTTGTTGAACGAAAAAACAGGACCGACATTGAAGTCCGTCCCGTCCTGGTCATGTATCTGTTCGTTGTTTTAATAATTGGCTCATCAGACCGGTACTTTGCGAAGCTTCCGCATTTTCATCCTGAATCGCCAGATAGATTTCTTTGCGGTGGATATCGATTTGCCGGGGCGCATTGATACCGAGTTTGACTTGATCCCCTTCGATCGCGAGAATCGTCAACTCAATATCATCCCCGATTTGAATCGCTTCTCCCGTTTTTCGTTTTAAGACGAGCATCAGCGGCCACCTACTTCGGTCAAACTGCCGATCATCCGACGATTCGCGTACGTTTCATCGAGAATGATTTGTTTCGCTTGACGACGTTTCGTCTCCATGACGAATGGTGCCCGTAAGTTCGTCGTCGATTCCTGGAACGGTTCACGTAACGTGACCGTCGTATAGACGGCGACTTGTGCCGTTTCCTGAATCCCAAGTTGCTCCTTCGCCGATTCCGGTAATTCAAACACGTAATCCGGATCAATCCAAAATGGATTCGTCACGACAAACGCACACTCCGGCTGGTCAATCGATTGGAATGACCAAAAAGGAATCCCTTCGCCGAACGGTAAGAGGATAAAGCGTCGTGCTTCCGGAAAACCCGGTACTTCCGAAGCGAAAGTAATGATTTCACTTTCGTCCACTTGAACCGGACCAAAAAAATCAGTAATGATTTGCATATGATTATCCTTCCCCATCGAACATGCCGCCGACCGGCCACATATCCAGTTGATTTTGTTCCCGCAGATAAATTTCGACCGTACCTTCCGTCACATTCAACTCCGGTCGATTGATCTGAACCTCGATTCGCGGTCGTTCTGCCGTGTAATTGAGTTGCACTTCCGCCGGTGTATAATTGATTTTGACGCGTTCGAGACTGCGTGGCGAAAAGCCGAGTGTCGTCACTTCAGCAGGCGGTGTGTCCCGCGATTTTGCGACGCGGGATACCGCATTTCCCCCTTGCTCGATTCGCATCAATTGATCGCCTTCAGACGCTGCCCGGCCAACTGCCTGTTGCCCCATCTGACGACCATATTCTGCATAACGCTGGACTGACTCAAAAGCCGGAAGTCGTCCCGTTTCAATCATCGCTTGGGTCGAATCAATTTCGAGTCGTGCTGCGACGGTTTCGATCGACAGATTCCCTTTTGGTTGTTCAATCGATAATGTCGCCGGCGCCTGATGTTGCTCAAGTGTCGCACGGGTGGTATTGATTCCAATCTTCGCTGACGTTTGACGCATCTCAAGATGTGGCAGATTCACCGTCCGTCATCTCCTTCTTAACGTAAGAAATCAAGCAAGGTTGGCTGAATGATCCGCGCCCCCGCGCTGAGTGCCGCACGATGTAACGTTTCATACGACTTCAGTTCCATGATGACTTTTTCGGCTTCGATGTCTTCGTTATCCGACATGACCGATTTTGCGATAATTTCTTGATCTTCCAGACGAGATGCGTTCAGTTCAAGTCGGTTGACCCGCGCCCCAAGGTCAGCACGCGTTTCGACCGTCTGATTGAGCATACTATCAAGATCTTTTAACATCCCTGATAATTCGGCTCCATTATTTGAACTATCGACGGCACCTGCGTCTGAAACCCCACCAAGAGCATCGTATAATTTTTTGAGCGTCGTGAACGTCTCCGGACTAAATACATTTGTCGGTGAAACGTTGACTTGTACTTCAATTCCGGAAGAGATTTCATAACGGATGACTTCTTCTTCTTTTAGAGTTGGATCACCGTCTGTAAACACGGTATTAACCGCCTTACCTGGTGTCGTTAAATATTCTTTCAGACCTTCCATCGAAATGAAGGGTTGATCCGTCTTTGTTCCATTAAAAATGGCTTTTTCATTATATTTCGTGTTCGCCAGTGTCCCGATATGTTCAATCAACTGACCCACTTCGCTCTGAATTGCTTTCCGTTGCGTAGCATCATACGTATCCGTCGCAGCTTGTGTCGTCAATTCGCGGACCCGACTCATGGCGGATGTCACTTCGTTGAGTGCCGAGTCCGTCAAGTCCATCCAACCTGTCGCTTCATTGACATTTTTTTTGAACTGTTCGACTTCACGCACTTCTGTCCGGTAACGAATTCCTTGCATTGCGACGACCGGATCTTCAGATGGTCGCTGAATCTTTTTTCCACTGATCAATTGTTCCTGCATCGCACTCAGTTTTTGATAACTGGCAGAGAGATGTCCGATATTTGTTTTCGTCAGCATCGTTTGTGTTACGCGCATTTAGTCATCACCGTCCTACGATTCCCATACCATTGATGATTTTATCAAGCATCTCATCAACCGTAGTAATATTACGCGCTGCCGCGTTGTATGCATGTTGGTACTGAATCATCATCGTCATCTCTTCATCGATTGAAACAGCCGAAACCGACATACGGCGCTGTTCCGCACTTTCCATCAAAACGGCAGAACTCTGACCGAGCCGAGCGACCTGATCCGTTGCGACTGCCATGTCTCCAATGACATTTTGGTAAAACGAACCGATTGTCGTCGTCGTATCGGATCGTTCAAAACGAATGCTTGCCGTCTTCATGTTGGCCAGTTTCAAGGCACCGGCACTATCACCGATGTTTCCGTCTGTCGAGGTAGCAATGTTATCCAGGCTCTTTTTAATGTCTGCTCCAAGCGTGATCGACTTCGCTGTGATTACTCCTCCGTTGGAAGAAACAAAAAATTCACTTGTACCCGCTGTTTTGTCTTTTTTTACATTCGTCGCATGCGCTTCGTTGAATGCTGTCGCAAACGTTGCTGCCATCTCATCCAGGTGTCCCTGCATATTGACATACTCACCCGTTGCTTGACCATCCTCAACGTGTCCGTACATCTCAATCAGACCAATTAATCGACCTGATGAAAAACCGCCGGCTGCGTCAAATGAGATCGTTTGTGAATCTGTTTTGAATCCTGTATAGAGACCATTGTCATCTGTTGTAAAGGTCAACGTTCCTGCTTTTGGTAAATCTGAATCCACTGCAAGCAACTTGTCACCATTCGGTAATTTGATTCGAACATCAATCCGGCCTTCTGCCGTTTTAACCGTATTCCCAAGTGTTCCTTGCTGAATCGCATCACCGTCGACTGATACTTTTTCAAAATCGACGTACTCTGCGAGTTCATCGAAATAACGGTCTCGTTCATCATAAAGTGCATTTGGTAACACACCAAGCGGTTCGACTGTATGAATTTCAGCATTGATATTATGAATCTTTTTGAACAGATCATTTACTTTTTTAGTCGAGACCTCAATTTCACTTTTCAGGTCACCTTGTACTTGATTAAGTGCCTTCGCCATGTAATTAAACGTTTGTGTCAATGTCTCCGCTTTTTGACGGACGACACTCCGGGCACCTGAATCCTGGGGATTCGTTGATAAGGTCTGAAGGGATTCCCAAAACCCGTCAAATGCTTTGGACAAGCCGGTATCCGACGGTTCATTGATGACATCTTCCATACGACCGAATGCTGCTTCTTTTGTACCATAGTAAGATGTCTTCGTTGCCTCGTCTCGATATTGTTTATCGAGCATGACATCGCGGACACGTTCGAGGAGTTCACCTTTTACACCCGTACCGATTTGTCCCATTTTACCCGTACCGATTGCCATCGACAGTTGTTCCGTCGTCGCCATGACAAGACGTTGCCGCGAAAAGCCGGCCGTTCCTGCATTGGCGATATTGTTTCCGGTCGACTGGAGCGCCCACTGATTCGTCGTCAGTGCACGACGACCGGTTTCAAGCCCCATGAATGTTGATCCCATGTATTTGCCTCCTTAAGCATTTCGATTGAAATGTGCGCGATCAAGCGCGGACTGACCATATGTAAAATCATCTGCTTCTGGTATCAACAATTCCAGATGCCAGTTTAAGTAGTGTAACGATTGGGTCAGTAAATCAGCATTTAATTCGTTGAGTACTTTTAACTGACCAATCGTTTGAAGTAACCGACGCATGGAATTGACATCCTCCGGGTGGGCTTGAAGCCACTCCGTCATCGTCATCGTGCCCATCTGCGTCAGGCGTTGTTGTTCCAACTGTTCGATTCGTTTTAAATGAATCGGCTCTTCCTTGACGAGTTGCGAAAGACGTTGCATATCATTTTGAATCAAGACCTGCTTTTTTTCTTTTGCCAATTCAAGTAGTGCGGCATGTTCCGCCGTCAGCTGATCGATGAGTTCCATCCGTCATGTCCTCCTCTTCCGTCTATGTTCGTTCATATAAAAAGCGACCCGCGCATCCGTGCCCCGAGTCGCCTCTATTGTCTAAGTTAGTCTTCTTACAAGTTCAAGAAACGTTCCGCGATTTTCTTCGCATCCGGTTTGTAGGTTCCATCCTGAATGGCTTGTCGAAGGGATTCGATTTTTTCGGTCCGTGAAGGCGTCGTTTCATTGAAACGCAGACGCGCTTCGCTTGAAATCGTCACTTCATCCGGCCGATTCGTGCGTGTTGGTTCTGTTCCTTCTACTTTTTGATTTCTTTCGTACGTTTTAGGCATGTTAACCCATTTCGTAGAATCAATTCGCATGTGAACACCTGCTTTCTAGACTACAAGATTCTTAATTCAAGTTCGATACGTTCGCGGTTTCGAAGGGGTAGAAGAATCTAGCATCGCTTGGGCGAGGTCACGTCGCAGTTTTTCACGACATCCGGCACAAATCGTGCCATCACGGGAGGGCTTCCCGCAACTCTCACACATGATGTCCATCTGAGAAATCTCAGAGATCAACAATCGCCCTTCTTTGATGTAACGGAAGACCGTTTCTCTCTTTACTCCGATAACCATCTCAACATCCTTAGGTGAGGTTCGGACTTTTCGCCGTTCTCGCAGGAACTCACGCACCTTCTCAAAATCAGTATGATCTTTTCTGATACAATCGACACACAGATCAGAAGATTGACGAACAAATAACTTCCCACAAGTTTTGCAGTTTAATACATCCATTTCCTTCACCTCATATTGAGTATCGGCAGAAATGAAGATTTTTTAAACACTTCGAAATAAAGTTACCGCAGAAATTTCTTTGGCGCCGGCTCCATAAAGCCGCGAAGCCGCTTGGTGCAAGGTGATTCCGGTCGTATAGACATCATCGACCAGCAAAATCGTTTTTCCGGTCACCGGCTGAATGACGTGATACGGATTGTCCCGTTCCAGTCGTTCGTGCCTCGTCTGATGGCTGAATGCGGCTCCATCCGCCCGTTCGAGCACAAGCCGGACCCGTCCCCGCATCATCCGGGCGATCAGTTCCGCCTGATTGAATCGGCGTTCGCGCAAACGTTCCGGACTGAGCGGAATCGGGACAATCCAATCCTGTTTGACTTTTACCTTTTTGAGCTCTGTTTTAAACACGTCGAGCAAAGCCGTGTCCCCGAGAAACTTATACCGTTTCATGAACGCCTTTGCTTGTGTCTGATAAAGAAATAGCGGGTGCGTGACCAATCGTCGTCCCTGGTTGCGCCAGTTCTGACAATCCGAACAGAGCGGCAGTCCCGGTTTTCCGCAATCCTCACACCCTCCGCATTCCCCTCTTTTTACAAATTCTATTTTACAGGTCGGACACAGGGTTTGACTAGTCCAGACATTTGATAACGTCCAGCCGGGTAAAAAGTCCTGCCTGCACAGGTAACAGTTCATCGAAATCCCTCCCGGTTCGCTCGTTTAATGTGATGAATCGCTTGGTACATCGCATCGGACCGGTCATTCGCAAACAATACGACGTCCCCTTCCGGAAAATCAGCATTTCGTCCGACCCGTCCGCTGATTTGAATCAAGGCCGCACTGCTGAAAGATTGATCGGCATCGAGAACTGCCACTTGAACGTCGACTAACGTCACGCCCCGTTCGAGGATCGTCGTTGTCAACAAAATACCGGTCGTCTGACGGAAACGGGCGACCTTTGTGACCCGCTCCGGATCGGCAGCATGGACGGTTTCGCACTCGATCCCCTGCTGATGCAAAAAGGTCTGCCATGTCTCAAGCGCCGCGACTTGCGGCACGAACAACAGACGTGGTTTAGTCGCATGCGTCCGAAGCCAGTCTACGATATCCTGTTTCGTATAGGGAATCTGCAGGCGGGGAATCGGCAACGGAAAACCATGATAGCGGCGCATCAAACGAACCGTTGGCAGGCGTTGATCGCGCAACGAAGGTGTCGCACTGAGTAAAATCAAAGAAGAACCGGGAGCCGTCGCCTGACGGACATAGCGGTGTAACGTCCGATCGGTCCGGTACGGAAAGGCATCGACCTCATCAATGAAGACGACGTCAAAACACGCGCGGTAATGAATCAATTGATGGGTCGTACTGATTGTGATGTCGCCGAGTCCCAACCGGTCAGCGGACCCTCCAAACAACGAAACGATGGTTGCCTGTTGAAACGCCCGTCTCAGATGCCCTGTCAATTCCCGGACGACGTCCGCGCGCGGCGTCGTAATCAGGACACGGCGATTCGTACAAAGTGCCCGTTCGATGCCCGGAAACAACATCGGCGTTTTTCCGGCGCCGCAGACGGCATGGATAAGCAGCTTCTCTTGTTGATCAATCGTCCGGATAATCGCATCGGCAATCCGTTGCTGATCACTCGTCAAATTCAGTTCCGTATGATAGTCGGGACGGACGGGGTCAAGCGGGCGCGGATCCGTGACAAGGCGGTCACACGTCCGCAGTTTGCCGAAAATCAAACAATGGCGGCAGTAATAACAGCGTTTCCCGCACGTACACGGTCCGCGGGTCGGTAATTTTCCGCACCGCTCGCAACGCCACGTGACAGCCGGCCGGTATTCAAGAGGAGCATCGACCGACATGTCGAGCCGGTAGTCGGGAATCAATCGTCCACGTAAATCCATAAGTCATTTCCTTTCGTTGACTGACTCTCCTTTTCGGCAAGTCGAACGGACTTCCTGCCGCCGCCTGGAAGCATCCATTTAGCATAACGGGACGAAAAAAGCGTACCTGCTTTCGCAGATACGCCGTTGTTCATTGTATGTCCTATGGATAATACAGGGTTACGCTTCTTGATACCAGGTGATGCCGATCGCACCGGGTCCTAAGTGGGTCCCGATGACAGGACCAAACACACTCATCTCAATCCGGGCGTCCGGGAACCGTTCTTGCAGGACGGCAATTTCCGCTTCCGCTTTTGAAGAGTCTTCCGCATGGATGACACCGATGACATGACCGGCACCGGTTCCTTGAATCGTCTCATCCATCATTTCCTCAATCCGTTTGACGGCCCGTTTGAACGTCCGGATTTTTTCGAACGGCACGATTTTCCCGTCAACGAAATGAAGCACCGGTTTGATTTTAAGGAAAGAACCGACGACAGCTTGTGTCATGCTGAGACGTCCGCCGCGTTGGAGGTGTTCCAAGTCATCGACCACGAAATAGGCACGGATGACTTCTTTTAATGCTTCAAGACGGGCGACGATGTCAAGCGCCGTCGCACCGGCATCACGCATCCGAACGGCTTCTTTGACTAAAAAGGCTTGCGGCATACAGGAAATC
This region includes:
- the fliW gene encoding flagellar assembly protein FliW, with the translated sequence MQIITDFFGPVQVDESEIITFASEVPGFPEARRFILLPFGEGIPFWSFQSIDQPECAFVVTNPFWIDPDYVFELPESAKEQLGIQETAQVAVYTTVTLREPFQESTTNLRAPFVMETKRRQAKQIILDETYANRRMIGSLTEVGGR
- a CDS encoding DUF6470 family protein, whose protein sequence is MNLPHLEMRQTSAKIGINTTRATLEQHQAPATLSIEQPKGNLSIETVAARLEIDSTQAMIETGRLPAFESVQRYAEYGRQMGQQAVGRAASEGDQLMRIEQGGNAVSRVAKSRDTPPAEVTTLGFSPRSLERVKINYTPAEVQLNYTAERPRIEVQINRPELNVTEGTVEIYLREQNQLDMWPVGGMFDGEG
- a CDS encoding squalene/phytoene synthase family protein, whose translation is MNETKQLKKDANRVLKATSRTFYIPISRLSQELQEAVGAAYLCMRAIDEIEDHEELPTGVKTTLLRETALMMRGTFDEQTYRTMIAPYANQLPEVTLRLSEWIAYCPAGIRTKVLESTAEMAEGMATWAERDWTVKTAADLDEYTYYVAGLVGVMLSDIWYWKAGIVTDKQQAIGFGRGLQAVNILRNQQEDAERGVGYFPPGWTTETMFEYARENLAEADAYLASIPRETTIYEFCKIPLALAHGTLDALARGKEKLSRPEVLKIVGSAVLKR
- a CDS encoding helicase-related protein; translation: MDLRGRLIPDYRLDMSVDAPLEYRPAVTWRCERCGKLPTRGPCTCGKRCYYCRHCLIFGKLRTCDRLVTDPRPLDPVRPDYHTELNLTSDQQRIADAIIRTIDQQEKLLIHAVCGAGKTPMLFPGIERALCTNRRVLITTPRADVVRELTGHLRRAFQQATIVSLFGGSADRLGLGDITISTTHQLIHYRACFDVVFIDEVDAFPYRTDRTLHRYVRQATAPGSSLILLSATPSLRDQRLPTVRLMRRYHGFPLPIPRLQIPYTKQDIVDWLRTHATKPRLLFVPQVAALETWQTFLHQQGIECETVHAADPERVTKVARFRQTTGILLTTTILERGVTLVDVQVAVLDADQSFSSAALIQISGRVGRNADFPEGDVVLFANDRSDAMYQAIHHIKRANREGFR
- the flgL gene encoding flagellar hook-associated protein FlgL — protein: MRVTQTMLTKTNIGHLSASYQKLSAMQEQLISGKKIQRPSEDPVVAMQGIRYRTEVREVEQFKKNVNEATGWMDLTDSALNEVTSAMSRVRELTTQAATDTYDATQRKAIQSEVGQLIEHIGTLANTKYNEKAIFNGTKTDQPFISMEGLKEYLTTPGKAVNTVFTDGDPTLKEEEVIRYEISSGIEVQVNVSPTNVFSPETFTTLKKLYDALGGVSDAGAVDSSNNGAELSGMLKDLDSMLNQTVETRADLGARVNRLELNASRLEDQEIIAKSVMSDNEDIEAEKVIMELKSYETLHRAALSAGARIIQPTLLDFLR
- a CDS encoding DegV family protein; the encoded protein is MSQIVILTDSTAYLPTTYCEENNVHVAPLSVIFDGDAYREGLDISVPDFYQRIQTGSLPTTSQPNIGDLVDSFEQLPQGTDIIGITLSSGISGTYQALHTINMMVEHVQVHPIDSRISCMPQAFLVKEAVRMRDAGATALDIVARLEALKEVIRAYFVVDDLEHLQRGGRLSMTQAVVGSFLKIKPVLHFVDGKIVPFEKIRTFKRAVKRIEEMMDETIQGTGAGHVIGVIHAEDSSKAEAEIAVLQERFPDARIEMSVFGPVIGTHLGPGAIGITWYQEA
- a CDS encoding YitT family protein gives rise to the protein MPAAEQAKRHRRSTKWQLVRRLLLLTIGAVIFAIGLKGFLVPNSIIDGGIVGISIIGSKLTDSTLALWLFFLNIPFIFFGYKQIGKTFALSTLYAISVMAIATKLLEDIGPMTRVDLLATVFGGLILGIGVGIVIRASGSLDGTEILAVSFSRSTPFSVGEIVMFFNVFILGAAGFVFGWDRAMYSLITYFIAFKTIDVVIDGLDQSKSVWIISENHEEIGLAIMDRLGRTMTYLNGEGAFSGDDKKIIFCVISRLEETKLKEIVRDFDEEAFIAIGNIHDVHGGRFKKKDIH
- the flgM gene encoding flagellar biosynthesis anti-sigma factor FlgM, which gives rise to MRIDSTKWVNMPKTYERNQKVEGTEPTRTNRPDEVTISSEARLRFNETTPSRTEKIESLRQAIQDGTYKPDAKKIAERFLNL
- the csrA gene encoding carbon storage regulator CsrA yields the protein MLVLKRKTGEAIQIGDDIELTILAIEGDQVKLGINAPRQIDIHRKEIYLAIQDENAEASQSTGLMSQLLKQRTDT
- a CDS encoding ComF family protein, with product MKRYKFLGDTALLDVFKTELKKVKVKQDWIVPIPLSPERLRERRFNQAELIARMMRGRVRLVLERADGAAFSHQTRHERLERDNPYHVIQPVTGKTILLVDDVYTTGITLHQAASRLYGAGAKEISAVTLFRSV
- the flgK gene encoding flagellar hook-associated protein FlgK, whose product is MGSTFMGLETGRRALTTNQWALQSTGNNIANAGTAGFSRQRLVMATTEQLSMAIGTGKMGQIGTGVKGELLERVRDVMLDKQYRDEATKTSYYGTKEAAFGRMEDVINEPSDTGLSKAFDGFWESLQTLSTNPQDSGARSVVRQKAETLTQTFNYMAKALNQVQGDLKSEIEVSTKKVNDLFKKIHNINAEIHTVEPLGVLPNALYDERDRYFDELAEYVDFEKVSVDGDAIQQGTLGNTVKTAEGRIDVRIKLPNGDKLLAVDSDLPKAGTLTFTTDDNGLYTGFKTDSQTISFDAAGGFSSGRLIGLIEMYGHVEDGQATGEYVNMQGHLDEMAATFATAFNEAHATNVKKDKTAGTSEFFVSSNGGVITAKSITLGADIKKSLDNIATSTDGNIGDSAGALKLANMKTASIRFERSDTTTTIGSFYQNVIGDMAVATDQVARLGQSSAVLMESAEQRRMSVSAVSIDEEMTMMIQYQHAYNAAARNITTVDEMLDKIINGMGIVGR
- a CDS encoding alpha/beta hydrolase, which gives rise to MSFLKKHRKKLIAGLIVLIVLVLIAIVGISAYVGSSLTEPPREPLTTNPKKAEDLAYENISFRSYKDRTRLSGWWIPSEDAKLTIVFAHGYGKNREQNDVPVLPLFKKFHQAGYNVLTFDFRGSGQSEGKRVTVGAKEQDDLLTAVRYAKSRASEPVVLYGISMGAATSLVTAPKAEVAGVIADSPFSDLKNYLATNLPVWSGLPNFPFTPVILQVTPPLTGLNPERVQPLEAIRRIDYPILMIHGKDDDAIPVTESMRLQKAAPRSELYVTENGGHVQSYKHDRQAYEEKILSYLEDIR
- a CDS encoding flagellar protein FlgN, translated to MELIDQLTAEHAALLELAKEKKQVLIQNDMQRLSQLVKEEPIHLKRIEQLEQQRLTQMGTMTMTEWLQAHPEDVNSMRRLLQTIGQLKVLNELNADLLTQSLHYLNWHLELLIPEADDFTYGQSALDRAHFNRNA